From one Pontibacillus sp. HMF3514 genomic stretch:
- a CDS encoding sugar MFS transporter — MSRGKAIHALIILMFTQFISGGVTNTKGIVLDQVEKDLGLDMSQFGLVVFIFQLGFTLASVLIGYYTDKKGLRMMTIISSIIMGLGFLGTGIAPNILFFLGFYMIVGFGLGALGVASNAIVPAAYPQKQNQMFNLAMGVYGLGMVVFPQILNYLFQFASWRYFYIGIAVSLIAVIVYITSVKFPSGKVEKINLKAFIPMLRDAQFVFLLFFLMFEVSAEVSFMNFFPTYLKSLDLGGLSTSAKEDMVALILSIFSVFFTIGRLGVAYLTNYINERLILITFSIGSLVMVVISFLFANSFPYLFAGAGLFFSTLFPTATAFGTQLSKTGGSALGLIYIAAGIGGGIAGYIVGLASEIFGQKGGFSIVIIFLALMMITSFFMNSSKSRQKQSS; from the coding sequence ATGTCTAGAGGAAAAGCAATACATGCTTTAATCATTTTAATGTTCACGCAATTTATATCAGGCGGTGTGACAAATACAAAAGGAATTGTACTCGATCAAGTCGAAAAGGATTTAGGGCTTGATATGAGTCAGTTCGGTCTAGTTGTATTCATATTCCAGTTAGGGTTCACGTTAGCCAGTGTGCTTATTGGATATTATACTGATAAAAAAGGTTTACGAATGATGACGATTATAAGTTCCATCATTATGGGGTTAGGTTTCTTAGGAACAGGTATAGCACCTAATATTTTATTTTTCCTCGGTTTCTATATGATTGTCGGGTTTGGCCTAGGGGCCCTTGGAGTAGCTTCAAATGCTATCGTCCCTGCAGCGTATCCTCAAAAGCAAAATCAAATGTTCAACTTAGCTATGGGGGTGTACGGCCTTGGAATGGTTGTGTTTCCTCAGATTCTTAACTATCTATTCCAATTTGCTTCTTGGAGATATTTTTACATCGGAATTGCGGTAAGCTTAATTGCTGTTATTGTATATATAACATCAGTGAAATTCCCATCTGGTAAGGTGGAAAAAATTAACCTTAAAGCATTTATCCCTATGCTGCGAGATGCACAATTCGTATTTTTACTATTCTTCCTTATGTTTGAAGTATCTGCTGAAGTATCCTTTATGAACTTCTTTCCAACTTACCTAAAATCCTTAGATCTAGGGGGCTTATCAACGTCAGCCAAAGAAGATATGGTAGCGTTAATCCTTTCTATATTCTCAGTATTTTTCACGATCGGTCGCCTAGGTGTTGCCTACTTGACCAATTATATAAACGAACGCCTTATTCTTATTACATTCTCTATAGGGTCTTTAGTTATGGTTGTCATCAGCTTTCTATTCGCAAATAGCTTTCCATACCTTTTCGCTGGTGCAGGACTCTTCTTCTCTACACTATTTCCGACAGCGACCGCTTTCGGAACACAGTTATCCAAAACAGGTGGATCTGCATTAGGACTGATCTACATTGCAGCTGGTATAGGTGGAGGTATTGCCGGTTACATTGTCGGATTGGCATCTGAGATATTTGGTCAAAAAGGTGGTTTCAGTATCGTAATCATCTTCCTTGCCCTTATGATGATCACATCGTTCTTTATGAACAGCTCGAAATCTCGTCAAAAACAAAGTAGTTAA
- a CDS encoding SDR family oxidoreductase yields the protein MSHVYFFTGFPGFLTSRLIKQVVHEEFPIDKIYLFILPSTRKHAQSKIHQLCEELDISHHLFELVEGDITKDNLDLAESTSETLLNSITHAYHLAAIYDLSVPYEPAYNVNVIGTKHVNEWLLQANRLERYTYFSTAYVSGKRTGTIKESDLKHDQGFKNHYESTKYEAELLVQDLKGQLPVTIIRPGIVVGDSQTGQTSKFDGPYFILNLFDRLHFLPTIPYVGKGHAEANFVPVDYVIRASVFLSHHTNSIGKTYHLTDPNPYQSHEVYRMLMEALLGKTPSYRIPLHAAKLPLNLLPVRRWLNIQKQTIPYFMYNSHYDTSLAMSALNGTEIECPDFETVIPQLIHFYRSHKHDEDKKVTIS from the coding sequence ATGAGCCATGTTTACTTTTTTACTGGATTCCCTGGATTTTTAACAAGCCGCCTTATCAAACAAGTTGTTCATGAAGAATTTCCAATAGATAAAATTTATTTATTCATCCTTCCATCCACCCGCAAACATGCCCAATCTAAGATCCATCAACTCTGTGAAGAACTCGATATTTCTCATCATTTATTTGAGCTCGTTGAAGGTGATATCACTAAGGATAACTTAGATTTAGCAGAATCGACTTCTGAAACATTGTTAAATTCTATTACACATGCCTATCATTTAGCTGCTATCTATGATCTTTCCGTACCGTATGAACCTGCCTATAATGTGAATGTTATTGGAACAAAACATGTTAATGAATGGTTATTACAAGCAAATCGTTTAGAACGATATACGTATTTTAGTACAGCCTATGTATCTGGAAAACGAACCGGAACGATTAAAGAATCAGATTTAAAACATGATCAAGGGTTTAAAAACCATTATGAGTCCACGAAATACGAGGCTGAGCTTTTAGTTCAAGACCTTAAAGGACAGCTACCAGTTACAATCATTCGACCTGGCATTGTGGTAGGAGATTCACAAACTGGACAAACATCTAAGTTTGATGGACCATACTTTATATTAAATCTGTTTGATCGCCTACATTTTCTGCCCACCATCCCCTACGTCGGAAAAGGGCACGCAGAAGCCAACTTTGTTCCAGTTGATTATGTGATTCGTGCATCTGTTTTTTTAAGTCACCACACAAATTCGATTGGGAAAACCTATCATCTGACAGATCCTAATCCGTACCAAAGTCATGAAGTCTATCGTATGTTAATGGAAGCATTGCTAGGGAAAACGCCTTCTTACAGGATCCCACTCCATGCAGCTAAACTTCCATTAAATCTCCTCCCGGTTCGTAGATGGTTAAATATCCAAAAGCAAACGATCCCTTACTTCATGTATAATTCACACTATGATACTAGTCTAGCTATGAGCGCATTAAATGGTACCGAAATTGAATGCCCTGATTTTGAAACAGTGATCCCACAACTCATTCATTTCTATAGATCTCATAAGCATGATGAAGATAAGAAGGTTACGATTTCTTAA
- a CDS encoding YppG family protein — MDMYNQYPQPPFGPRPMQAPYPNQNSFPGFQGVPNQMNMMQPQPTEQQEMKPPIFQSPYEQFTKPPQPNQWNPYYSLEQQFPQYGQMQAPKGFIQYFQDKNGQLDLDKMLSTMGQMANTANQFSPLVKSLGSLFVK; from the coding sequence ATGGATATGTATAATCAATATCCACAACCACCATTTGGGCCGCGGCCGATGCAAGCTCCTTATCCCAATCAAAATTCATTTCCAGGCTTTCAAGGTGTTCCAAACCAAATGAATATGATGCAACCTCAACCCACTGAACAACAGGAAATGAAGCCACCTATCTTTCAAAGTCCTTATGAACAGTTTACAAAGCCACCACAGCCGAACCAATGGAACCCATATTATTCATTAGAACAGCAATTTCCACAATACGGACAAATGCAAGCTCCAAAAGGGTTTATTCAATACTTTCAGGATAAGAACGGCCAGTTAGATCTTGATAAAATGCTCTCTACTATGGGGCAAATGGCAAATACCGCTAACCAATTCAGTCCACTAGTGAAAAGTCTTGGATCTTTATTTGTAAAATAA
- a CDS encoding MFS transporter — translation MNVQKNEQAPFKTRFYYGWVVVFIAGLSVFFSGPGQTYSVSIFSERYIEDFNYSSSLVSGLYSTATLLAGLTLFMVGRLVDKMGQRIMMTSVGLLLALACFWNGALIGPVMMFLGFFMLRLFGQGSMTLLPNTLVPQWFIRKRGRALSIMAIGGFVSSALLPPLNTWLINSFGWRATWTYWGIALLVIFVPLAFFLVRNQPKDIGEVPDGTPKKRSDGSESESNVDINEVSWTLKEAMRTRAFWLILFCVSVPALVNTGVTFHLLAIAEGKGLSDATAALVLSTMAIVGFPVTFVVGYLVDRISVHYVLAITFVGHIIALLILLQVGSFKGAVIYGVVWGLVNGFERIVLNIVWPNYFGREHLGSIKGLAQTVMVIGSAFGPLPFGLFYDWFGGYQEILWVMIIFPLIAAVFSLLSPKPSYTAK, via the coding sequence ATGAATGTGCAAAAAAACGAACAAGCTCCGTTCAAGACACGTTTTTATTATGGGTGGGTTGTTGTTTTTATAGCAGGGTTAAGTGTTTTCTTTTCTGGCCCTGGTCAAACGTATTCGGTCTCAATATTTAGCGAGAGATACATAGAAGATTTTAATTACTCGAGTTCACTAGTTTCAGGTCTTTATTCAACAGCTACCTTACTTGCAGGTTTGACACTTTTTATGGTTGGTCGCCTTGTTGATAAGATGGGACAACGTATAATGATGACGTCGGTTGGACTACTTTTGGCCTTAGCATGTTTTTGGAATGGCGCTCTTATCGGCCCCGTAATGATGTTTCTAGGTTTTTTTATGCTTCGGTTATTTGGCCAAGGATCCATGACATTGCTACCGAATACATTGGTCCCTCAATGGTTTATAAGAAAAAGAGGGCGTGCGTTAAGTATTATGGCTATAGGAGGATTTGTGAGCTCCGCATTGCTTCCTCCTTTAAATACATGGTTAATTAATTCATTTGGTTGGAGAGCAACATGGACATATTGGGGAATAGCCCTTCTTGTTATTTTTGTTCCATTAGCTTTCTTTTTAGTTCGAAATCAACCCAAGGATATAGGAGAGGTTCCGGATGGGACGCCTAAAAAACGTTCTGATGGTTCAGAAAGTGAATCCAATGTAGACATAAATGAAGTTAGTTGGACATTAAAAGAAGCTATGCGTACGCGTGCTTTTTGGTTGATCCTATTTTGCGTGAGTGTACCAGCGCTTGTGAATACAGGAGTAACTTTCCACTTATTAGCTATCGCAGAAGGGAAAGGGTTATCGGATGCCACTGCAGCCCTTGTCTTATCGACCATGGCCATTGTTGGATTCCCGGTTACTTTTGTTGTCGGTTATTTGGTTGATCGTATATCCGTTCACTACGTGTTAGCTATTACATTTGTTGGACATATCATTGCTTTACTTATTCTATTGCAGGTTGGAAGCTTTAAGGGAGCAGTGATCTATGGTGTTGTATGGGGGCTTGTAAATGGTTTTGAACGGATTGTTCTCAATATTGTTTGGCCGAATTACTTTGGTCGGGAACATTTAGGAAGTATTAAGGGGCTAGCCCAAACTGTTATGGTTATTGGTTCTGCATTTGGACCTCTACCATTTGGGTTGTTTTATGATTGGTTCGGAGGTTATCAAGAAATCCTTTGGGTTATGATTATATTCCCATTGATCGCAGCCGTATTTTCATTGCTATCTCCTAAACCATCTTATACGGCTAAATAG
- a CDS encoding glutaredoxin family protein gives MSKPNVVVYTSDGCHYCERVLNHLNEWDIDYTEKNISQNDAYYKEMRENKVYGTPVTFIDGEKLLGFQKRKFKKLLGIDEVSTYIRQRNLSY, from the coding sequence ATGAGTAAACCAAATGTAGTCGTGTACACCAGTGATGGATGTCATTATTGTGAAAGGGTACTAAATCATTTAAATGAGTGGGACATTGACTATACAGAAAAAAACATCTCTCAGAATGATGCTTATTACAAGGAAATGCGTGAAAATAAAGTTTATGGAACACCGGTAACCTTTATTGATGGTGAAAAGTTATTAGGGTTCCAAAAACGTAAGTTCAAAAAGTTACTGGGCATTGATGAAGTGTCAACTTATATTAGACAACGAAATTTAAGTTATTAG
- a CDS encoding DMT family transporter, protein MEKPPFNPYVAVVIGVLSVSTAAVLVKLAESAPASIIANYRLLFAVLIMAPYVLTKHLHEFKSITKRDWMLASISGVFLAFHFILWFESLNYTSVASSVVLVTLQPIFAFLGTFIFFKEKFTIGAILSMTIALTGSVIISWGDFQISGLALWGDILALFGAIMVTGYFLLGQNVRKRLHLMTYTFVVYGISSLTLILYNVFLQQPFTGYPADHWWVFLALAIIPTFFGHTLFNWALKWVSTSTISMSIVFEPVGASILAYFILGEMITWSQWLGGSIVILGLSLFIISTTKKHKPKITHSTEM, encoded by the coding sequence GTGGAAAAACCGCCATTCAACCCTTATGTTGCTGTAGTTATTGGAGTGCTCTCCGTATCCACTGCTGCCGTACTTGTTAAACTAGCTGAATCTGCACCAGCCTCTATCATTGCTAATTATCGTTTACTTTTTGCTGTACTTATTATGGCTCCTTATGTGCTAACTAAACACTTGCATGAGTTTAAGTCAATCACAAAGCGAGATTGGATGCTCGCTTCAATATCAGGGGTGTTTCTCGCATTCCATTTTATTTTGTGGTTCGAGTCATTAAACTATACATCTGTCGCAAGTTCAGTTGTTTTAGTTACATTGCAACCCATCTTCGCATTTTTAGGAACATTTATTTTTTTTAAAGAAAAATTTACAATTGGAGCAATACTAAGTATGACGATTGCTTTAACAGGAAGTGTCATTATCAGTTGGGGCGACTTTCAAATAAGCGGACTAGCTTTATGGGGGGATATTTTAGCTCTATTCGGTGCTATAATGGTAACAGGTTATTTTTTGTTGGGACAAAATGTTCGAAAACGACTCCATTTAATGACTTATACATTTGTAGTTTATGGGATAAGCTCCCTTACATTAATCTTGTATAATGTATTTTTACAACAACCTTTTACAGGTTATCCAGCTGATCACTGGTGGGTATTTTTAGCACTTGCCATCATACCAACATTTTTTGGACATACATTATTTAACTGGGCCTTAAAATGGGTAAGTACCTCCACCATATCGATGAGTATTGTATTTGAGCCAGTTGGAGCTTCTATCTTGGCCTATTTTATTTTAGGAGAAATGATTACTTGGTCCCAATGGCTCGGGGGTTCCATCGTTATATTAGGTTTAAGCCTATTTATCATAAGTACTACAAAAAAACACAAGCCTAAAATTACGCATTCTACTGAAATGTAA
- a CDS encoding DEAD/DEAH box helicase translates to MTTTFNQLGLSKSVLKAVEELGFEEATPVQEQTIPLAMDGRDVIGQAQTGTGKTAAFGIPLIEKINQDLKKTQGLVIAPTRELAMQVATELNRYGRYKGIQVLPVYGGSDMGRQIRSLKQGPQIVVATPGRLLDHIRRKTISLNNIHTTVLDEADEMLNMGFIEDIKDILKAVPEQRQTLLFSATMPKEIHEIATKMMKKPETVKLKAKQMTVEKIDQYFVEVNEAKKFDTLTRLLDIHVPELSIVFGRTKKRVDEVTDGLNARGFRAEGIHGDLTQKKRMDVLKKFKNGKIDVLVATDVAARGLDISGVTHVFNFDIPQDPESYVHRIGRTGRAGNEGYAVSFITPREMAHLHLIEKTTGRKIERRPIPSYDEANKGQQQVTIDKLRQTIESNNLETYQSTAADLLEEYDSVTVLSAALKMLTKERKDVPVKLTSLSPISVKQAKNDKYKGKGKGRGHRNDRNGKGGYKGGYNKGGNGYKGKGGYKGNGNYKGGGRNRNQQNNRRRNQGNES, encoded by the coding sequence GTGACAACAACATTTAATCAATTAGGTTTATCCAAATCAGTTTTAAAGGCCGTCGAAGAGCTGGGGTTTGAAGAAGCAACTCCAGTACAAGAACAAACGATTCCTCTTGCGATGGATGGAAGAGATGTCATAGGACAAGCACAAACGGGAACTGGTAAAACAGCTGCCTTCGGGATTCCATTGATTGAAAAAATCAATCAGGATCTAAAGAAGACTCAAGGACTAGTTATTGCACCAACCCGCGAGCTAGCTATGCAAGTGGCTACAGAATTAAACCGATATGGTCGTTATAAAGGTATTCAGGTACTACCTGTTTATGGCGGTTCAGATATGGGACGTCAAATTCGTTCCTTGAAGCAAGGACCTCAAATTGTAGTAGCAACACCTGGTCGTTTATTAGATCATATTCGTCGCAAAACGATTTCATTAAATAACATTCATACAACTGTTCTAGATGAAGCAGATGAAATGTTAAACATGGGCTTCATTGAAGACATTAAAGATATTTTGAAAGCTGTTCCTGAACAGCGTCAAACGCTATTGTTCTCTGCAACAATGCCTAAAGAAATTCATGAAATTGCAACCAAAATGATGAAAAAACCAGAAACCGTTAAGCTAAAAGCGAAGCAAATGACGGTTGAGAAGATTGATCAATACTTTGTCGAAGTAAATGAAGCTAAGAAGTTCGATACACTAACACGTCTTCTTGACATTCATGTACCTGAACTATCAATTGTGTTCGGACGTACGAAAAAACGTGTAGACGAAGTTACAGACGGATTGAATGCTCGCGGATTCCGTGCTGAAGGCATTCATGGTGACTTAACTCAGAAAAAACGTATGGACGTACTGAAGAAATTCAAGAATGGAAAAATTGATGTTCTTGTTGCGACAGATGTGGCTGCACGTGGTCTTGATATCTCTGGCGTTACTCACGTATTTAACTTTGATATCCCACAAGATCCAGAAAGCTATGTACACCGAATCGGCCGTACAGGACGTGCAGGAAATGAAGGGTATGCTGTTTCGTTCATCACACCAAGAGAAATGGCTCACCTACACTTAATCGAAAAGACAACAGGACGTAAAATTGAACGTCGTCCTATTCCTTCATATGATGAAGCGAATAAAGGACAGCAGCAAGTAACGATTGATAAGTTAAGACAGACAATCGAATCCAATAATTTAGAGACTTACCAATCAACTGCCGCTGATCTTCTTGAAGAGTATGATTCCGTTACAGTTCTTTCTGCAGCATTGAAGATGCTTACAAAAGAAAGAAAAGATGTTCCTGTTAAGCTTACTTCCTTATCACCAATTAGTGTGAAACAAGCTAAGAATGATAAGTACAAAGGTAAGGGTAAAGGACGCGGCCATCGTAACGACCGAAACGGAAAAGGTGGTTATAAAGGTGGCTATAACAAAGGTGGAAATGGTTACAAAGGTAAAGGCGGTTATAAAGGTAATGGCAACTACAAAGGTGGAGGCCGTAACCGAAACCAACAAAACAACCGTCGCCGTAATCAAGGAAACGAATCATAA
- a CDS encoding SDR family oxidoreductase, translating to MKVLVIGANGQVGKHVIDKLIDKNHEAIAMIRDTDQIPYFEERGANTVIADLEKDFHHAYYGVDAVIFAAGSGPNTGADKTIMIDQEGAIKSMKIAENFGVKRFVMLSSMAANRPEVGPEALRHYLFAKGRADAFLRGTALDYTIVRPGGLTNDKGTGNVKIDEHLNEFGSIPREDVAHVLVQTLQSPQTVKQSYDLLSGSTKIDQAL from the coding sequence ATGAAAGTACTTGTTATTGGAGCTAATGGACAAGTTGGTAAACATGTCATTGATAAATTAATAGATAAGAATCATGAAGCGATTGCGATGATTAGAGATACAGATCAAATTCCATATTTTGAAGAACGTGGTGCCAATACTGTAATTGCAGATTTGGAAAAAGACTTTCATCACGCTTATTACGGAGTAGATGCTGTTATTTTCGCAGCTGGTTCTGGTCCGAATACGGGTGCTGATAAGACCATTATGATCGACCAAGAAGGTGCGATCAAATCAATGAAAATTGCTGAGAACTTTGGTGTTAAACGGTTTGTGATGCTTAGTTCAATGGCAGCTAATCGACCAGAGGTTGGTCCGGAAGCATTGAGGCATTATTTATTTGCTAAAGGTAGAGCAGATGCCTTTCTTCGTGGAACAGCACTTGATTATACAATCGTACGCCCTGGTGGTTTAACAAATGACAAAGGGACTGGAAACGTGAAAATTGATGAACACTTAAATGAATTCGGTTCCATCCCTAGGGAAGATGTTGCACATGTGCTTGTCCAAACGTTACAATCTCCACAAACAGTTAAACAAAGCTATGATCTGTTAAGTGGAAGCACTAAAATTGATCAAGCTCTTTAA
- a CDS encoding DegV family protein: MQIQIMTDSGADLTKALVERYNIKIVPLNVHFGDEQFQSGVDIDIPTFYEKMKGSEELPTTSAPAPYAFYEAYKEVDPEVPILMLSLSQELSTTHDNAVAGKNMLLEEEPSRNIVVLNTKTATSGMTLLVDEAGRCVEEDMEFGALVQHMEERIEQTATLIFLRTVENLIKGGRLDRFKGTIAKTLNIKILMKKSDIGTIEVAEKVRGNKKAIRRFLEQIGEYTKNFEDKVIAVSYSTTEEKAKSFIGEIKDRYAFKDSILTEMGPLIATHAGEGGYVISFFRD; the protein is encoded by the coding sequence ATGCAGATTCAAATCATGACAGACAGTGGTGCTGATCTTACTAAGGCCCTTGTCGAACGCTATAATATTAAGATTGTTCCTTTAAATGTTCACTTCGGAGATGAGCAATTTCAAAGCGGTGTGGACATCGACATTCCTACATTTTACGAGAAAATGAAAGGTTCTGAAGAGCTTCCTACAACATCCGCGCCAGCTCCATATGCCTTTTATGAAGCTTATAAAGAAGTGGACCCAGAAGTTCCCATTCTAATGCTCTCTCTTTCCCAAGAGTTAAGTACAACTCATGATAATGCTGTTGCTGGAAAGAATATGCTTCTAGAAGAAGAACCATCAAGGAATATTGTAGTTCTAAATACGAAGACAGCTACTTCGGGAATGACGCTCTTAGTAGATGAGGCAGGTAGATGCGTTGAAGAAGATATGGAATTTGGTGCACTTGTTCAACACATGGAAGAGCGCATTGAGCAAACAGCAACCCTTATTTTCTTAAGAACGGTTGAAAACCTTATCAAAGGTGGACGCCTTGATCGTTTTAAAGGGACAATTGCCAAGACATTAAATATTAAGATCCTGATGAAAAAGAGTGATATCGGGACAATTGAAGTTGCTGAAAAAGTCCGAGGAAACAAAAAAGCAATACGCCGTTTCTTAGAGCAAATCGGTGAATACACGAAAAATTTTGAGGACAAAGTTATTGCTGTTTCCTATAGCACTACTGAAGAAAAAGCAAAAAGCTTCATCGGTGAAATCAAAGATCGTTACGCCTTTAAAGATTCCATTTTAACCGAAATGGGTCCACTAATCGCTACACACGCTGGCGAAGGTGGTTATGTAATTTCGTTCTTTAGAGATTAA